In Myxococcus stipitatus, the following are encoded in one genomic region:
- a CDS encoding beta-ketoacyl synthase N-terminal-like domain-containing protein, with protein MPRETIAVVGMGLRFPRAECPRALWKFLCEGLDAAGDVPADRRDMELLHESVTDPAEGARFKRAALLDDVESVDPHAFRLSKRELRQMDPQHRVLFECAWRALEDAGIPFDALRGSRTGVFVGIHSSDFQRMLTRNRSALDGYSLLGTTPSFAANRISHAFDLRGPSTCTSVGCASSLTALHEACRSLLLGEVDCALAGGVELMLSEDGSLMLSHAGVLSTRGECRTLDAKADGYIRGEGAAMVVLKPMSRVDATDRVYAVIRGSAVNHNGRNEWIMAPSAEAQTEVIRQACVSGGVEAGGLDYVELHGSAFLKGDAAEALAIATAMGGGRSAPCRLGAISNNLGYLGAAAGIAQFIKVCLSLYHRVLPPTIHVDSPNPHIAFEELGLRIQSDLEAWPERGTGVPPRAGVISTSLGGANAFVVLDAAPALPRMEQPGVPAQASHLLVLSALTGDALLQHAQRMCEFLAETLETAASLEDVCFSARVKRQHHRHRLAVAAASRDGVVRLLKAFIDSPEQPLWVEQGQPISTVEAARTYVADGRISRESVSGHAGRCMSLPVYPFQRQRLWPEWLSPRGETLQPPVMAGVAGGDVQTGAVDLSEARLAEFLRAEIAAVLEVEPSALDTRGRTLFELGMNSVGLVMLKGRITQVLGVELPTTLFFEHPRVEPLAARLLRLMESSAQGAPEPDEDAALVARIASLSEGQTRELIARKLAELGLEEVGG; from the coding sequence ATGCCGCGCGAGACAATAGCTGTCGTGGGAATGGGGCTGCGTTTTCCCCGGGCCGAGTGTCCGCGTGCCCTGTGGAAATTCTTGTGCGAGGGATTGGATGCGGCGGGGGATGTTCCGGCGGATCGCCGGGATATGGAATTGTTGCATGAGTCTGTGACGGACCCCGCGGAGGGGGCTCGCTTCAAGCGCGCGGCGCTGTTGGATGACGTGGAGTCGGTGGATCCTCACGCGTTTCGTCTCTCGAAGCGGGAGCTCCGGCAGATGGACCCCCAGCACCGTGTGTTGTTCGAGTGCGCGTGGCGGGCACTGGAGGACGCGGGCATCCCCTTCGACGCGCTTCGCGGCAGCCGCACGGGGGTCTTCGTGGGCATCCACTCCAGTGACTTCCAGCGCATGCTCACGCGGAACCGGTCCGCCCTGGATGGGTATTCGCTGCTGGGGACGACGCCGTCGTTCGCGGCCAACCGCATCTCCCATGCGTTCGACCTCCGGGGCCCCAGCACCTGCACGAGCGTGGGGTGTGCCTCCTCGCTGACCGCGTTGCACGAGGCGTGTCGCAGCCTGCTGCTGGGCGAGGTGGATTGCGCGCTCGCGGGCGGCGTGGAGCTGATGCTCTCCGAGGATGGCAGCCTCATGCTCTCCCATGCGGGTGTGTTGTCGACCCGGGGCGAATGCCGGACCTTGGATGCCAAGGCGGACGGCTACATCCGTGGCGAGGGGGCCGCAATGGTGGTCCTCAAGCCGATGTCCCGGGTGGATGCGACGGACCGTGTCTACGCGGTGATTCGCGGCAGCGCCGTGAATCACAACGGCCGGAACGAGTGGATCATGGCGCCCAGCGCCGAGGCCCAGACGGAGGTCATCCGCCAGGCCTGTGTATCGGGTGGGGTGGAGGCTGGCGGCTTGGACTATGTGGAGCTGCACGGCTCGGCTTTTCTCAAGGGGGATGCCGCGGAGGCCCTCGCCATCGCGACGGCGATGGGGGGCGGGCGCTCCGCGCCGTGCCGGCTGGGGGCGATCAGCAACAACCTGGGCTACCTGGGCGCGGCGGCGGGCATCGCGCAGTTCATCAAGGTGTGTCTGTCGTTGTACCACCGCGTCCTACCGCCAACGATTCATGTGGACTCCCCCAATCCTCACATCGCATTCGAGGAGCTGGGGCTGCGCATCCAGTCGGACCTGGAGGCCTGGCCCGAGAGGGGAACCGGCGTGCCTCCACGGGCGGGTGTCATTTCGACCTCGCTGGGTGGGGCCAATGCCTTTGTTGTCCTGGACGCCGCCCCCGCGCTTCCCCGCATGGAGCAGCCCGGCGTGCCCGCGCAGGCAAGCCATCTCCTGGTGCTCTCGGCCCTGACAGGGGATGCGCTGCTCCAACATGCGCAACGGATGTGTGAATTCCTGGCGGAAACCCTCGAGACCGCCGCGTCACTGGAAGATGTCTGCTTTTCGGCGAGGGTCAAGCGGCAGCACCACCGGCACCGGCTCGCGGTGGCCGCCGCGAGCCGAGATGGGGTGGTGCGGCTGTTGAAGGCATTCATTGATTCACCAGAACAGCCCCTCTGGGTTGAGCAAGGGCAGCCCATCTCAACGGTTGAGGCAGCTCGGACCTACGTTGCGGATGGCAGGATTTCGCGTGAAAGTGTTTCAGGGCACGCGGGGAGATGCATGAGCCTTCCGGTTTATCCCTTTCAACGGCAACGGCTGTGGCCGGAGTGGCTGTCCCCACGGGGAGAGACCCTCCAGCCGCCCGTCATGGCGGGCGTGGCCGGAGGGGACGTCCAGACCGGGGCCGTCGACCTCAGCGAGGCGCGCCTGGCGGAGTTCCTCCGGGCGGAGATCGCCGCGGTGCTGGAGGTGGAGCCCTCGGCGCTGGATACGCGGGGGCGGACCTTGTTCGAACTGGGGATGAACTCCGTGGGGTTGGTGATGCTCAAGGGGCGCATCACCCAGGTGCTGGGCGTGGAGTTGCCGACGACCCTCTTCTTCGAGCATCCACGGGTGGAGCCGCTCGCGGCGCGGCTGCTGAGGCTCATGGAGTCGAGCGCGCAGGGGGCCCCGGAGCCGGACGAGGACGCGGCGCTGGTGGCGCGGATCGCCAGCCTGTCCGAGGGGCAGACCCGAGAGCTGATCGCCCGGAAGCTCGCGGAGCTTGGCCTCGAGGAGGTGGGGGGATGA
- a CDS encoding acyl-CoA dehydrogenase family protein, translating into MDFGWTSEQEELYERACAFAKAELSGDESSLSEEEFPRSRWRRCGEFGFLGLPVPERHGGLGLDTLTTARVMEALGRGCTDTGLVFSVGAHLFACVLPLWECGDDAQKGHYLPRLCSGEWVGANAISEPEAGSDVFALKTRAVRDGDSYVLDGSKSYVTNGPAADVFLVYAVTAPEHGYMGLSAFLVERDTPGLLVGRPFQKMGLSTSPIAPLYLEGCRVPVSARLGAEGQGAPLFKRSMQWERACLFGAYVGLMERVLEQTVDFARQRKQFKRAIGKNQAISHRLVDMKQRLESARLLLYRACWLMDRGQDAAMEVSLAKLAISEAAVQCGVDAIQIHGGMGYVAETGIERVLRDAIPSTLFSGTSEMQRDIIASHLGL; encoded by the coding sequence ATGGACTTCGGCTGGACGAGCGAACAGGAGGAGCTGTACGAGCGGGCCTGCGCCTTCGCGAAAGCGGAGCTGAGCGGCGACGAGTCTTCCCTCTCGGAAGAGGAGTTCCCCCGGAGCCGTTGGCGGCGCTGCGGTGAGTTCGGATTCCTGGGCCTGCCGGTGCCTGAGCGGCACGGAGGGCTCGGGCTGGACACCTTGACGACGGCGCGGGTGATGGAGGCGCTCGGCCGAGGCTGCACGGATACCGGGCTGGTCTTCTCCGTGGGCGCGCACTTGTTCGCGTGTGTGCTTCCGCTGTGGGAGTGCGGCGACGACGCGCAGAAGGGACACTACCTGCCACGGCTGTGTTCGGGGGAGTGGGTGGGCGCCAATGCCATCTCCGAGCCCGAGGCCGGCTCGGATGTCTTCGCGCTCAAGACGCGAGCGGTGCGCGACGGTGACAGCTATGTGCTCGACGGGAGCAAGAGCTACGTCACCAACGGGCCCGCGGCGGACGTCTTCCTGGTGTACGCCGTCACCGCTCCCGAGCACGGCTACATGGGCCTGAGCGCCTTCCTCGTCGAGCGGGACACACCGGGTCTGTTGGTGGGCCGTCCCTTCCAGAAGATGGGCCTGTCGACGTCTCCCATCGCGCCGCTCTACCTGGAGGGTTGCCGCGTGCCCGTCTCGGCGCGGCTGGGGGCCGAGGGACAGGGCGCGCCGCTCTTCAAGCGCTCCATGCAATGGGAGCGGGCCTGTCTGTTCGGCGCCTATGTGGGGTTGATGGAGCGGGTGCTGGAGCAGACGGTGGACTTCGCCCGGCAGCGCAAGCAGTTCAAGCGGGCCATCGGGAAGAACCAGGCCATCTCCCACAGGCTGGTGGACATGAAGCAGCGGCTCGAGTCCGCGCGGCTGTTGCTGTACCGGGCCTGCTGGCTGATGGACCGGGGACAGGACGCGGCGATGGAGGTGTCGCTCGCCAAGCTCGCCATCAGCGAGGCCGCGGTCCAGTGCGGCGTGGACGCCATCCAGATACACGGGGGCATGGGCTACGTGGCGGAGACGGGCATCGAGCGGGTGCTGCGCGATGCCATTCCCAGCACCCTCTTCTCCGGGACCTCGGAGATGCAGCGCGACATCATCGCCAGTCACCTGGGCCTATGA